A region from the Enoplosus armatus isolate fEnoArm2 chromosome 24, fEnoArm2.hap1, whole genome shotgun sequence genome encodes:
- the LOC139306438 gene encoding high affinity cGMP-specific 3',5'-cyclic phosphodiesterase 9A-like translates to MSCVRRRRACGEGSRGMATPAGRTEQQHLQDQEGTGWVDEWVGSLSAAGLVPPGSGMTTKIIHFMVNGRLEQAEFGADCSAAEVKDLFRAAAEVGPDHILKMYKTNGSVVNISPRLEANSEDSYYRLEVVASDLQSVGMPTELDNMEYRLHHLESKVIEDVGKTPDIICELKSQVESFKRKLENVVHLSWMGLFKDDSDHQLSKFSPKPKTQLSVQEEHQQVRRKFLNMSSLQVTEKVREHLKTPMFDNWQWEEAEMLVLLQVMFTDLDFLTAFHIELNVLQNFLFEVYCHYNNIPFHNFRHCFCVTQMMYGLIWLTDLRSKLSRIDLFIMLTSALCHDLDHPGYNNVYQINAQTDLALRYNDISPLENHHCAVAFGILSKPECNVLKNLTCDQYKHIRGGMIKCILATDMARHNEILNKFKIMQPVFDFTNKDHKEVLMKIMVKVSDISNEARPMAVAEPWLDCLLQEFFNQSDTEKLKGLPVAPFMDRDKVSKPSSQTNFIRFVLLPLFTELTKLFPCLEQHILEPVRRALEYYSDMERASKEQEGTTKA, encoded by the exons ATGTCCTGTGTCAGACGCCGTAGAGCCTGCGGTGAAGGAAGCCGCGGAATGGCGACACCTGCTGGCAGGACTGAGCAACAACACCTGCAGGACCAGGAGGGGACAGGATGGGTGGATGAGTGGGTGGGCTCTCTGTCAGCTGCAG GTCTCGTCCCACCTGGCTCTGGGATGACAacaaaaatcattcattttatggTTAACGGGAGGCTGGAGCAAGCAGAGTTTGGAGCCGactgctctgctgcagaggtcaaag ATCTGTTCCGAGCGGCGGCAGAGGTGGGGCCTGACCACATCCTAAAGATGTACAAAACAAACGGCAGCGTGGTGAACATCTCCCCCCGGCTGGAAGCCAACAGCGAGGACTCGTACTACCGCCTGGAGGTGGTGGCGTCAGATCTTCAGA GTGTGGGGATGCCGACAGAGCTGGACAACATGGAATACAG GCTGCATCATCTGGAGAGCAAAGTCATTGAGGACGTGGGGAAGACTCCGGACATCATCTGTGAGCTGAAGAGCCAAGTGGAGTCTTTTAAGAGGAAGCTGGAG aATGTGGTGCACCTGAGCTGGATGGGTCTATTCAAGGACGACAGCGACCACCAGCTCTCCAAGTTCTCCCCGAAACCCAAAACTCAGCTGAGCGTGCAGGAGGAGCACCAGCAAGTCCGCAGGAAGTTCCTCAACATGAG CTCGCTGCAGGtgacagagaaagtgagggagcATCTGAAAACTCCCATGTTTGACAACTG GCAGTGGGAGGAGGCGGAGATGCTGGTGCTCCTCCAGGTGATGTTCACAGACCTGGACTTCCTGACGGCGTTCCACATCGAGCTGAACGTCCTGCAGAACTTCCTGTTCGAGGTCTACTGCCACTACAACAACATCCCCTTCCACAACTTCAGGCACTGCTTCTGCGTCACTCAGATG ATGTACGGGCTGATCTGGCTGACAGACCTCAGGAGTAAATTATCAAGGATCGACCTGTTCATCATGTTGACCTCGGCTCTGTGCCACGACCTCGACCACCCCGGCTACAACAACGTCTACCAG ATCAATGCTCAGACAGACTTAGCTCTTCGCTACAACGACATTTCACCTCTGGAAAACCACCACTGTGCCGTCGCCTTCGGCATCCTGTCCAAG CCGGAGTGCAACGTCCTGAAAAACCTGACCTGCGATCAGTACAAACACATCCGAGGAGGAATGATCAA aTGCATTCTGGCCACCGACATGGCGAGACACAACGAAATTCTCAACAAGTTCAAAATCATGCAGCCGGTGTTCGACTTCACCAACAAGGACCACAAAGAAGTG ctgatgaagatcatggtGAAGGTGAGCGACATCTCCAACGAGGCGAGGCCGATGGCCGTGGCCGAGCCCTGGCTGGACTGTCTGCTGCAGGAGTTCTTCAACCAG AGCGACACAGAGAAGCTCAAAGGGCTTCCAGTGGCTCCTTTCATGGACCGAGACAAAGTGTCCAAACCGTCCTCTCAGACCAACTTCATCCGATTTGTCCTCCTGCCGCTCTTCACCGAGCTCACCAAGCTGTTCCCCTGTCTGGAG CAACATATTCTGGAGCCGGTGCGACGAGCCCTGGAGTATTACTCTGACATGGAGAGAGCCAGCAAGGAGCAGGAGGGGACGACCAAagcatga